The following are from one region of the Arcobacter defluvii genome:
- the miaB gene encoding tRNA (N6-isopentenyl adenosine(37)-C2)-methylthiotransferase MiaB, with protein MSSNKKLFIQTLGCQMNDTDSQHIQAELEKHKGYIPTQNIEDADLIIINTCSVREKPVQKLFSEIGQFNKKKKDGAKIGVCGCTASHLGHDIIKRAPYVDFVVGARNISKIKDVVDVKGAVEVAIDNDESTYEFSTAKTNKYRASVNISIGCDKKCTYCIVPSTRGEEISIPPEMIVEQVRKSVELGAVEVMLLGQNVNSYGRRFSDKREKYTFTKLLQDISKVEGLKRIRFTSPHPLHMDDDFIEEFARNEKISKCIHMPLQSGSTEVLKAMKRGYTKEWFLNRAAKMRELIPNLRITTDIIVAFPGERQEDFEDTLDVVNQVKFDQIFNFKYSPRPGTEALNLADKEIPDEIGSARLIELIELHKRHLEDTMPTYVGKTLNVLVESLKPNGEVCGFTDSYLQVFTKGSDELLGKFVDVKIVEATRTSLKGEIIS; from the coding sequence ATGAGTTCAAACAAAAAATTATTTATACAAACTCTAGGGTGTCAAATGAATGACACTGATAGTCAACATATTCAAGCTGAACTAGAGAAACACAAAGGTTATATACCAACACAAAATATTGAAGATGCTGATTTAATTATTATAAATACTTGTTCAGTTAGAGAAAAACCTGTTCAAAAACTTTTTTCAGAAATAGGTCAATTTAATAAAAAGAAAAAAGATGGTGCAAAAATTGGTGTTTGTGGATGTACAGCATCACATTTAGGGCATGATATTATAAAAAGAGCACCTTATGTAGATTTTGTTGTTGGGGCAAGAAATATATCAAAAATAAAAGATGTAGTTGATGTAAAAGGTGCAGTTGAAGTAGCAATTGACAATGATGAATCAACTTATGAATTTTCAACAGCTAAAACAAATAAATACAGAGCAAGTGTAAATATTTCTATTGGTTGTGATAAAAAATGTACTTATTGCATTGTTCCTAGTACTCGTGGTGAAGAAATTTCTATTCCACCTGAAATGATTGTTGAGCAGGTGCGAAAATCAGTTGAACTAGGTGCAGTTGAAGTTATGCTTCTTGGACAAAATGTTAACTCTTATGGTAGAAGATTTAGTGATAAAAGAGAAAAATATACATTTACAAAACTTTTACAAGATATTTCTAAAGTTGAGGGATTAAAAAGAATTAGATTTACTTCTCCTCATCCTTTGCATATGGATGATGATTTTATTGAAGAATTTGCAAGAAATGAGAAAATTTCAAAGTGTATTCATATGCCTTTACAAAGCGGTTCAACTGAAGTTTTAAAAGCTATGAAAAGAGGATATACAAAAGAGTGGTTTTTAAATAGAGCAGCAAAAATGAGAGAATTAATTCCTAATTTAAGAATTACAACAGATATAATTGTTGCATTTCCAGGAGAAAGACAAGAAGATTTTGAAGATACATTAGATGTTGTAAATCAAGTTAAATTTGATCAAATTTTTAACTTTAAATATTCTCCAAGACCCGGAACAGAAGCATTAAATTTGGCTGATAAAGAGATTCCAGATGAAATTGGAAGCGCAAGATTAATTGAATTAATTGAACTTCATAAAAGACATCTTGAAGACACAATGCCTACTTATGTTGGAAAAACTTTAAATGTATTGGTTGAGAGTTTAAAACCAAATGGTGAAGTTTGTGGATTTACAGATAGTTATTTACAAGTGTTTACAAAAGGTAGTGATGAATTACTAGGTAAATTTGTAGATGTAAAAATTGTTGAAGCAACAAGAACATCTTTAAAGGGTGAAATAATAAGCTAA
- a CDS encoding lysophospholipid acyltransferase family protein — MLKYFKLNILPYLLYYLVKMIYATNKKVYHHPKDDGKPIIICMWHGDLISQIYNYFGFRKNGIVKAMISHNKDGEIITKLASNFKIGAVRGSSSKGAAKVLISAIKELKLGNDLAITPDGPRGPRYSIADGVIALAQKSESKIVCFNTIPTKYWQFNSWDKFVLPKPFGRIDFYISEPFDIKNMEFEQAREFIKEKMLIHSMP, encoded by the coding sequence ATGTTAAAATATTTTAAATTAAATATACTTCCTTATTTGTTGTATTATTTAGTTAAAATGATATATGCAACAAATAAAAAAGTTTATCATCATCCAAAAGATGATGGAAAACCAATTATTATATGTATGTGGCATGGAGATTTGATATCTCAAATATACAACTATTTTGGATTTAGAAAAAATGGAATTGTAAAAGCAATGATAAGTCACAATAAAGATGGAGAAATCATAACAAAATTAGCTTCAAATTTTAAAATTGGAGCAGTTCGTGGATCTTCATCAAAAGGTGCAGCAAAAGTTTTAATAAGTGCAATAAAAGAGTTAAAATTAGGAAATGATTTGGCTATTACACCTGATGGTCCAAGAGGTCCACGATACTCAATTGCAGATGGAGTAATAGCTTTAGCTCAAAAGAGTGAATCTAAAATTGTATGTTTTAATACTATACCAACAAAATATTGGCAATTTAACTCATGGGATAAATTTGTTTTACCAAAACCTTTTGGTAGAATAGATTTTTATATCAGTGAACCATTTGATATTAAAAATATGGAATTTGAGCAAGCAAGGGAATTTATCAAAGAAAAAATGTTGATACACTCAATGCCTTGA
- the mqnE gene encoding aminofutalosine synthase MqnE → MSIIEKLEKNERLEYEDAIKLYDLDLFTLASFANKIRTERHAKKTYFNINRHINPTNICKDVCQFCAYSASRKNPHQYTMSHEEILEIVKNSSKNNIKEVHIVSAHNPHTGLQWYMDVFKKIKENFPSIHVKALTAAEIHFLSTEYNLSYEEIINMMIAHGIDSMPGGGAEIFDETVRKRICGGKVSSVQWLEIHKLWHQKGRKSNATMLFGHVEDRNHRIDHMLRLRKLQDETGGFNAFIPLVYQTENNYLKVKEALTGQEILKTYAIARILLDNIPNIKAYWATSTVKLALIAQEFGANDVDGTIEKESIQSAAGAGSANGIAQMEFVDLIKNSGFIPVERDSVYNELKTW, encoded by the coding sequence ATGAGTATTATTGAAAAATTAGAAAAAAATGAAAGATTAGAATATGAAGATGCAATTAAATTATATGATTTAGATTTGTTTACATTAGCTTCATTTGCAAATAAAATTAGAACTGAAAGACATGCTAAAAAGACATATTTTAATATAAATAGACATATAAATCCAACAAATATTTGTAAAGATGTTTGTCAGTTTTGTGCCTATAGCGCAAGTAGAAAAAATCCTCACCAATATACAATGAGCCATGAAGAGATATTAGAAATTGTAAAAAACTCTTCGAAAAACAATATTAAAGAAGTTCATATTGTTTCAGCTCATAATCCACATACTGGATTACAATGGTATATGGATGTATTTAAAAAGATTAAAGAGAATTTCCCATCAATTCATGTAAAAGCTTTAACAGCTGCAGAAATTCATTTTTTAAGTACAGAATATAATCTATCATACGAAGAAATTATAAATATGATGATTGCACATGGAATTGATTCAATGCCAGGTGGTGGAGCAGAGATTTTTGATGAAACTGTTAGAAAAAGAATCTGTGGAGGGAAAGTTAGTTCTGTCCAATGGTTAGAAATTCATAAACTTTGGCATCAAAAAGGAAGAAAAAGTAATGCAACTATGCTTTTCGGTCACGTCGAAGATAGGAATCATAGAATTGATCATATGTTAAGATTGAGAAAATTACAAGATGAAACTGGTGGATTTAATGCATTTATTCCTTTAGTTTATCAAACTGAAAACAATTATTTAAAAGTAAAAGAAGCATTAACTGGGCAAGAGATATTAAAAACTTACGCAATTGCAAGAATTTTACTTGATAATATTCCAAATATAAAAGCTTATTGGGCAACTTCAACTGTAAAATTAGCATTAATTGCTCAAGAATTTGGTGCAAATGATGTTGATGGAACAATTGAAAAAGAATCTATCCAAAGTGCTGCAGGTGCTGGAAGTGCAAATGGTATTGCTCAAATGGAATTTGTTGATTTGATAAAAAATTCTGGATTTATTCCAGTTGAAAGAGATTCTGTTTATAACGAACTAAAAACTTGGTAA
- a CDS encoding carbonic anhydrase: MLINDLIKGNKKFREASFSKYEADLKQLVETGQRPEVLFIGCSDSRVTPDLMLDTKPGDMFILRNVGNFVPPYNPDNDYHGSSAVIEYAVNILGVKHIIVCGHSHCGACKSLYQDFGNSPDLINIKKWLDLGKKAKEYTLLAIQDKTDKENIYRTTEKISIVHQMENLLTFPYIEKKIKNGEIQIHGWYYKIEDGTIEYYDGNECSFKPLIENTNEQ; encoded by the coding sequence ATGCTAATAAATGATTTAATTAAAGGTAATAAAAAATTTAGAGAAGCAAGTTTTTCTAAATATGAAGCTGATTTAAAACAATTAGTTGAAACAGGGCAAAGACCTGAAGTACTATTTATTGGGTGTAGTGATAGTAGGGTAACTCCTGATTTAATGCTAGATACAAAACCAGGTGATATGTTTATTTTAAGAAATGTAGGAAATTTTGTTCCACCATATAATCCAGATAATGATTACCACGGAAGTTCAGCTGTTATTGAGTATGCTGTAAATATTCTGGGAGTAAAACATATCATTGTTTGTGGACATTCACACTGTGGGGCTTGTAAAAGCTTATACCAAGACTTTGGAAATTCTCCTGATTTAATTAATATTAAAAAATGGTTAGATTTAGGTAAAAAAGCAAAAGAATATACACTATTGGCAATTCAAGATAAAACTGATAAAGAGAATATTTATAGAACTACAGAAAAAATTTCTATTGTCCATCAAATGGAAAATCTTTTGACTTTTCCTTACATTGAGAAAAAAATAAAAAATGGTGAAATCCAAATTCATGGTTGGTATTACAAAATTGAAGATGGAACAATTGAGTATTATGATGGAAATGAATGTTCTTTTAAACCACTAATTGAGAATACAAATGAACAATAA
- a CDS encoding aminotransferase class I/II-fold pyridoxal phosphate-dependent enzyme, translating into MYSKELESIKKSNRFRTRDIFDDNLIDLASNDYLGLSTNKNLFQKAYENVLNQNFHSPRASMLVNGYNKIHKDFEDKLCEVNKFEAGITVGSGFLANISMIEALVRKNDTLFIDEEYHASGILATKLLKPEQVIVFKHNDYKDLEKKILENKRVGRNIIAIEGVYSMGGDIAPIEIFNLAETYKTLLIVDEAHSSGVIGENLLGIFDYYKIKPNKYHIKMGTLGKAYGSYGAYILASKEIIDFLTNRAKPIIYSTAPSLFDTALALESLNYIINNKKDLKEKINTNLNIIYEILKIKSQSLIIPIEIGDNKKVKKIQEILKQNGFIVGAIRQPTVKSAIIRLIAKIDINTNDLISVCNLLKDLKC; encoded by the coding sequence TTGTACTCAAAAGAACTTGAATCTATTAAAAAGTCTAACCGTTTTAGAACAAGAGATATATTCGATGATAATCTTATTGATCTTGCCTCAAACGATTATTTAGGTCTTTCTACAAATAAAAATCTTTTTCAAAAAGCTTACGAAAACGTTTTAAATCAAAATTTCCACTCTCCTCGTGCTTCAATGTTAGTAAATGGCTACAATAAAATCCATAAAGATTTTGAAGATAAATTGTGTGAGGTAAATAAATTTGAAGCAGGAATCACTGTTGGTTCTGGTTTCTTAGCAAATATCTCAATGATTGAAGCACTTGTTAGAAAAAATGATACATTATTTATTGATGAAGAGTATCACGCAAGTGGAATACTTGCTACAAAGTTATTAAAACCTGAACAAGTAATTGTTTTTAAACATAATGATTATAAAGATTTAGAAAAAAAAATTTTAGAAAATAAAAGAGTTGGAAGAAATATTATAGCTATTGAAGGTGTTTATTCAATGGGTGGAGATATTGCACCAATTGAAATATTTAATTTAGCTGAAACATATAAAACTCTTCTTATTGTAGATGAAGCTCATAGTTCTGGAGTAATTGGAGAAAATCTTTTAGGTATTTTTGACTATTATAAAATAAAACCAAATAAATATCATATAAAAATGGGAACATTAGGAAAAGCTTATGGTTCTTATGGAGCTTATATTTTAGCTTCTAAAGAGATTATAGATTTTTTAACAAATAGAGCAAAACCTATTATTTATTCTACTGCTCCTTCATTATTTGATACCGCCCTTGCACTTGAATCTTTAAATTATATTATAAATAATAAAAAAGATTTAAAGGAAAAAATAAATACAAATTTAAATATTATTTACGAGATTTTAAAAATAAAATCTCAAAGTTTAATTATTCCAATTGAAATTGGTGATAATAAAAAAGTGAAAAAAATTCAAGAAATTTTAAAACAAAATGGTTTTATAGTTGGAGCAATTAGACAACCAACCGTAAAAAGTGCAATTATTAGATTAATTGCAAAAATTGATATAAATACTAACGATTTAATTAGTGTCTGTAATTTATTAAAGGATTTGAAATGCTAA
- a CDS encoding YraN family protein has translation MSREKGEFAEKKAISFLEDLNFKIIEKNFYAKKLGEIDIIAKKENIYHFCEVKSAPDYETAINNITPSKLSKIKRSINYYLQIKKLDISYSVDAIIITDENIELIENITI, from the coding sequence ATGAGTAGAGAAAAAGGAGAATTTGCTGAAAAAAAAGCAATCTCTTTTTTAGAAGATTTAAATTTTAAAATCATTGAAAAAAATTTTTATGCTAAAAAACTTGGTGAAATAGATATTATTGCTAAGAAAGAAAATATTTATCACTTTTGTGAAGTAAAATCTGCACCTGATTATGAAACTGCTATTAATAATATAACCCCTTCTAAACTTTCAAAAATAAAAAGAAGTATAAATTACTATTTACAAATAAAAAAATTGGATATTTCTTATTCAGTTGATGCTATTATAATCACAGATGAAAATATTGAATTAATTGAAAATATAACTATATGA
- the thiS gene encoding sulfur carrier protein ThiS has translation MILIINGETKEFDNSLTLQDIITNLQIENKVMAAAINMNIVKKDDWKNFIPKENDKIELLQFVGGG, from the coding sequence ATGATACTAATTATAAATGGTGAAACAAAAGAGTTTGATAACTCATTAACACTTCAAGACATAATAACAAATTTACAAATTGAAAACAAAGTAATGGCAGCTGCTATTAATATGAATATTGTAAAAAAAGATGATTGGAAGAATTTTATTCCAAAAGAAAATGATAAAATCGAATTACTTCAATTTGTTGGTGGTGGTTGA
- a CDS encoding SAM-dependent methyltransferase, with protein MIKFSTYFNDWLYGKNGYYSNYKEIGKDGDFFTSVSTSSFFGGTIAKKIISSIEDGFLPNNTTILEIGAHHGYLLADIIQFIYTLKPKLLDTLNFAIVERFENLQNQQKKYLQESFGNIIKLKHFNDISEVKLENAYIIANEIFDAFSCDLVYTNDKNILQIAMVENHKIEFIDCIDEKILNHCKKYSITKGEVALSYKDFVNTICKNITHFEFLTFDYGDKFPRNDFSTRVYEKHAVYPIFEENLNLEKLFKNSDITYDVHFNYLSDCFKENGIKDIVFNTQLKSLVEFGILELLEILKANVNENTYLKETQKIKVLLEPTGMGDRFKTLNIRK; from the coding sequence ATGATTAAATTTAGTACATATTTTAATGATTGGCTTTATGGTAAAAATGGATATTATTCAAACTACAAAGAAATAGGAAAAGATGGTGATTTTTTCACTTCAGTTTCTACTTCTTCTTTTTTTGGTGGCACAATTGCAAAAAAAATTATTAGCTCGATTGAAGATGGATTTCTACCAAACAATACAACAATTTTAGAAATTGGTGCTCATCATGGATATTTACTTGCAGATATAATCCAATTTATATATACATTAAAACCCAAACTTCTTGATACTTTAAATTTTGCAATAGTTGAAAGATTTGAAAATCTTCAAAATCAACAAAAAAAATATTTACAAGAATCTTTTGGAAATATTATCAAACTAAAACATTTTAATGATATTTCAGAGGTTAAACTTGAAAATGCCTATATTATTGCAAATGAGATTTTTGATGCTTTTTCTTGTGATTTAGTTTATACAAATGATAAAAATATTTTACAAATTGCAATGGTAGAAAATCATAAAATAGAGTTTATTGATTGTATTGATGAAAAAATTTTAAATCATTGTAAAAAATACAGTATCACAAAAGGTGAAGTTGCATTGTCTTACAAAGATTTTGTAAATACGATTTGTAAAAATATAACTCATTTTGAATTTCTAACTTTTGATTATGGAGATAAATTTCCAAGAAATGATTTTAGTACAAGAGTTTATGAAAAACATGCAGTTTATCCAATTTTTGAAGAAAATCTAAATTTAGAAAAACTCTTTAAAAATTCTGATATTACCTATGATGTTCACTTTAATTATTTAAGTGATTGTTTCAAAGAAAATGGAATAAAAGATATAGTTTTTAATACTCAATTAAAATCTTTAGTTGAATTTGGTATTTTAGAATTATTAGAAATTTTAAAAGCAAATGTAAATGAAAACACTTATTTAAAAGAGACTCAAAAAATAAAAGTTTTACTAGAGCCAACTGGAATGGGTGATAGATTTAAAACCTTGAATATAAGAAAATAA
- a CDS encoding OmpA family protein, with translation MKYLNFKFLLSTTVIASLLTGCAQRTGNETYDNNQNAIIGTTLGAIAGIVLGNNIGGGNKGRNKVIGAVAGAAIGGAIGYSMDKQAQEVAQSLNTNVNNNPNAVLDPNQDLIVSNTDNYVKVMFRDDMMFETNSANPTYSAQTKISKINSVLQKYPNTLVQVVGHTDSRGTHAYNQTLSEQRASNVGNIIYNSGVSNQIFSRGCSFDKPVALNNSDANMALNRRVEVYLYPNQQSVIDVCK, from the coding sequence ATGAAATATCTAAATTTTAAATTTTTATTATCGACTACCGTAATTGCAAGTTTATTAACTGGTTGTGCTCAAAGAACCGGAAACGAAACTTATGACAATAATCAAAATGCAATTATTGGAACAACTCTTGGAGCAATTGCAGGTATTGTTTTAGGAAATAATATTGGTGGTGGGAACAAAGGACGAAATAAAGTAATTGGTGCAGTTGCAGGTGCAGCAATTGGTGGAGCAATTGGTTATAGTATGGATAAACAAGCTCAAGAAGTTGCTCAAAGTTTAAATACAAATGTAAATAATAATCCAAATGCCGTTTTAGACCCAAATCAAGATTTAATCGTTTCAAATACTGATAACTACGTAAAAGTTATGTTCAGAGATGACATGATGTTTGAAACTAATTCTGCAAATCCAACATATAGTGCCCAAACAAAAATATCTAAAATAAACTCTGTTTTACAAAAATATCCAAATACATTAGTTCAAGTTGTAGGTCACACAGATAGCCGTGGAACTCATGCTTATAATCAAACTCTATCTGAACAAAGAGCTTCAAATGTAGGAAATATTATATATAATTCTGGTGTTTCAAATCAAATTTTTTCAAGAGGTTGTTCTTTTGACAAACCAGTTGCATTAAATAATAGTGATGCAAATATGGCTCTAAATAGAAGAGTTGAAGTTTATTTATATCCAAATCAACAATCTGTTATAGATGTTTGTAAATAA
- the pyk gene encoding pyruvate kinase has product MEKRTKILATLGPASHSLEMIEGLIKAGANMFRLNFSHGSHEYHLETLNNIRTAMKNTGKTVGILQDISGPKVRIGDLKEPFSLYRDDVITFLKDEMVGYKKADKEYVVSINYPDILDKVKIDEYIYLYDGTIRAKVIETGKEVKARIENHGTLSSRKGVNFPNTVIDIDVITKKDEKDIAWGVEHEVDYFAISFVQNARDMRKARNLLNGYKGKLIAKIEKFDAVENIDEIIEASDGLMVARGDLGIEVPYYDVPTIQKMLIKKANLKGIPVITATQMLLSMTQNERATRAEISDVANAVLDGTDVVMLSEESAVGEDPINVVDTMHNIIAKTEGIYNYEKQYKFPYLDEFDVIQATVTKLADDLKADGILALTSSGKSATKMSRYRPKTPIYTFTHKKKILNSLTAVWGVEPVGIIKEAQASKMFQKMLKSLDEKGLLNKKGLYVATVGYPVGMPGSTNTIKILTPSEMEYYLNYKESKEKDKKSK; this is encoded by the coding sequence ATGGAAAAAAGAACAAAAATATTAGCAACTTTAGGCCCAGCAAGCCATAGTTTAGAAATGATTGAAGGATTGATTAAAGCTGGTGCAAACATGTTTAGATTAAACTTTTCGCATGGAAGCCATGAATATCATTTAGAAACATTAAATAATATTAGAACAGCTATGAAAAATACAGGGAAAACGGTTGGAATTTTACAAGATATTTCAGGTCCAAAAGTAAGAATTGGAGATTTAAAAGAGCCTTTTTCACTTTATAGAGATGATGTAATTACTTTTTTAAAAGATGAAATGGTTGGATATAAAAAAGCAGATAAAGAGTATGTTGTATCTATTAATTATCCAGATATTTTAGATAAAGTAAAAATTGATGAATATATTTATTTATATGATGGAACAATTAGAGCAAAAGTTATTGAAACAGGAAAAGAAGTAAAAGCTAGAATTGAAAATCATGGAACTTTATCTTCACGAAAAGGTGTAAATTTCCCAAATACTGTGATTGATATTGATGTAATTACAAAAAAAGATGAAAAAGATATAGCTTGGGGTGTTGAGCATGAAGTTGATTATTTTGCAATTTCATTTGTTCAAAATGCAAGAGATATGCGAAAAGCTAGAAATCTTTTAAATGGATATAAAGGTAAATTAATAGCAAAAATTGAAAAATTTGATGCAGTTGAAAATATTGATGAAATTATAGAAGCTAGTGATGGATTGATGGTTGCAAGGGGAGATTTAGGAATAGAAGTTCCTTATTATGATGTTCCAACTATTCAAAAAATGCTTATTAAAAAAGCAAATTTAAAAGGAATCCCAGTAATCACTGCAACTCAAATGCTTTTATCAATGACTCAAAATGAAAGAGCAACAAGAGCTGAAATTTCTGACGTTGCAAATGCAGTTTTAGATGGAACAGATGTTGTTATGCTTAGTGAAGAGAGTGCAGTTGGAGAAGATCCAATAAATGTAGTTGATACAATGCATAATATCATTGCAAAAACTGAAGGTATTTATAATTATGAAAAACAATATAAGTTCCCTTATTTGGATGAATTTGATGTTATTCAAGCAACAGTAACAAAACTTGCAGATGATTTAAAAGCAGATGGTATTTTAGCACTTACAAGTTCTGGAAAATCAGCAACAAAAATGTCAAGATATAGACCAAAAACTCCTATTTATACTTTTACACATAAGAAAAAAATATTAAATTCTCTAACAGCTGTTTGGGGAGTTGAACCAGTTGGAATTATCAAAGAAGCTCAAGCTTCAAAAATGTTTCAAAAAATGTTGAAATCTTTAGATGAAAAAGGTTTATTAAATAAAAAAGGTTTATATGTAGCAACAGTAGGTTATCCAGTTGGAATGCCAGGAAGTACAAATACAATAAAAATCTTAACTCCATCAGAAATGGAATATTACTTAAATTATAAAGAAAGTAAAGAAAAAGATAAAAAATCTAAATAA
- a CDS encoding TolC family protein has translation MHLIKSSKVKLLFCSLISLSLFASDDTKDAFDTKIISEKRLKNIELSKEQIKEDSSKLRKDWINPITYQYTKNLGEDEKTERSLISINQPIFQSGGIYKAIKYADSTYDYAALELDQQQKDLVKQALQYLYNIEKTNLNIQKAKYTLENAKIDVNRKKEQVLNGFLDTSYLDDALLTLNSSKHNLVDLKYQKQDLINSFNNISSQDYTKFELPIFKIFSQKEFLENNIELKKAQADIEKKGNYSYMTMAKYLPSVNAYYTYSKYHDTDNSIKYTKENDQTFGLTLNIPFDSRTFNDIQSTKIDYLKSKLNLENSEDDEKTFFKTKLEKISMLDERLQITREDLEVYDSILKIINEEKQAQIKTQSDVDTLQNSQKIKSLDLKIFEVEKQLELLELYAKLH, from the coding sequence ATGCACTTGATAAAATCAAGCAAGGTTAAACTACTATTTTGTAGTTTAATCTCTTTAAGTCTTTTTGCATCAGATGATACAAAAGATGCTTTTGATACAAAAATAATTTCAGAAAAAAGATTAAAAAATATTGAGTTATCAAAAGAACAAATAAAAGAAGACAGCTCTAAACTAAGAAAAGATTGGATAAATCCAATAACTTATCAATATACTAAAAATTTAGGTGAAGATGAAAAAACTGAGCGTTCACTTATTTCTATAAATCAGCCAATTTTTCAAAGTGGTGGAATTTATAAAGCCATAAAATATGCAGATTCAACTTATGATTATGCAGCACTTGAATTGGACCAACAACAAAAAGACCTTGTAAAACAAGCTTTACAATATCTTTATAATATTGAAAAAACAAATTTAAATATTCAAAAAGCAAAATATACTTTAGAAAATGCAAAAATAGATGTAAATAGAAAAAAAGAACAAGTTCTAAATGGTTTTTTAGATACTTCTTATTTAGATGATGCACTTCTTACACTAAATAGTTCAAAACATAATTTAGTTGATTTAAAGTATCAAAAACAAGATTTAATCAATAGTTTCAATAATATTTCATCACAAGATTACACAAAATTTGAACTTCCTATATTTAAAATATTTAGCCAAAAAGAGTTTTTAGAAAATAATATCGAACTAAAAAAAGCTCAAGCTGATATTGAAAAAAAAGGTAATTATTCTTATATGACTATGGCAAAATATTTACCAAGTGTAAATGCTTATTATACTTACTCAAAATATCATGATACAGATAATAGTATAAAATATACAAAAGAAAATGACCAAACATTTGGATTGACTTTAAACATACCATTTGATAGTAGAACATTCAATGATATTCAAAGTACAAAAATCGATTACTTAAAATCAAAATTAAATTTAGAAAATAGTGAAGATGATGAAAAAACTTTTTTCAAAACAAAACTTGAAAAAATATCTATGCTTGATGAGAGACTACAAATAACAAGAGAAGATTTAGAAGTTTATGACTCTATTTTAAAGATCATAAATGAAGAAAAACAAGCACAAATTAAAACACAAAGTGATGTTGATACTTTACAAAACTCACAGAAAATCAAATCTTTAGATTTAAAAATATTTGAAGTTGAAAAACAACTAGAACTTTTAGAACTGTATGCAAAACTTCATTAG